In one Pseudodesulfovibrio tunisiensis genomic region, the following are encoded:
- a CDS encoding pentapeptide repeat-containing protein, with product MTCCKCAEYEWADPQEVVYTDPEGKGYCVFHAPLYEKRISNDDFNKRVFERLRESKLFEGSGRFCDLSGVVFPQEIKFQQVGQFPKVRFNSACFEGFADFSEVDFGGFALFKETIFSQGASLSEAKFNGVAYFGKTELEIMYILT from the coding sequence ATGACGTGTTGCAAATGCGCGGAATATGAATGGGCCGACCCGCAGGAAGTTGTCTACACCGATCCGGAAGGCAAGGGGTATTGTGTGTTTCATGCACCGCTCTATGAAAAAAGGATATCGAATGACGATTTCAATAAGAGAGTGTTTGAGAGGTTGCGAGAGTCGAAGCTTTTTGAAGGATCTGGACGTTTTTGTGATTTGAGCGGGGTTGTTTTTCCGCAAGAGATTAAATTTCAACAGGTCGGGCAGTTTCCAAAGGTTCGGTTTAATTCTGCGTGTTTTGAAGGATTTGCTGATTTTTCCGAAGTCGATTTTGGTGGGTTTGCGTTGTTTAAAGAAACCATTTTTTCACAAGGAGCTAGCCTCTCTGAGGCTAAATTCAATGGTGTAGCATATTTTGGGAAAACAGAACTAGAGATTATGTATATTTTAACTTAA